A part of Leptospira yasudae genomic DNA contains:
- a CDS encoding iron-containing alcohol dehydrogenase encodes MPILPDWVNYTFPPKIHFEADCGYKVGNFVKNIGSRTVIFSTQQELENMDELSIIKTSLEKHIDGVILYDDIVKEPTPEELDTAAYFAKIANADCIIGYGSYESISMAKIIALLVTNDIFAEEMLNDKKAKLKKPLPLILIPTHPVFGLECSPISTILLGEERITKYFSHELLFPELIIADPKISSFMSSTDISKVGVGILAAAVDTILSKFSTELTISSALRAIELLQKNLIPSIRDPKNINYKNGLYAASLLTGIAQSSSSLGLCFALSLASANITNLDIFQSMSILLPHVMEYNLTSSAGKYVMIARALDEDITNISVIEAAIKAVEGIRKIFIELKIPQRLSEYEVRKIDLPLIANLAASFPFLDSLPRELPKNEIETILVAAF; translated from the coding sequence ATGCCGATACTCCCCGATTGGGTTAACTACACATTTCCTCCCAAGATCCACTTTGAAGCCGACTGCGGTTACAAAGTGGGTAACTTCGTAAAAAACATAGGCTCGCGAACCGTTATTTTCTCCACGCAGCAAGAGCTGGAGAATATGGACGAACTTTCCATCATCAAAACCAGTTTGGAAAAGCATATCGACGGAGTGATTCTTTACGACGACATCGTGAAAGAACCCACTCCCGAAGAATTGGATACGGCCGCCTATTTCGCCAAGATCGCGAATGCGGACTGCATCATCGGTTACGGTTCCTACGAATCCATCTCGATGGCGAAGATCATCGCGCTCCTCGTAACGAACGACATCTTCGCCGAAGAGATGTTAAACGACAAGAAGGCGAAACTCAAAAAACCTCTTCCGTTGATTCTGATTCCCACTCATCCCGTTTTCGGTTTGGAATGTTCTCCGATTTCCACGATTCTTCTCGGAGAAGAAAGAATCACGAAATACTTCTCCCACGAACTTCTATTTCCCGAGTTGATCATCGCGGACCCGAAGATTTCCTCCTTTATGAGTTCCACGGATATTTCCAAGGTCGGAGTGGGAATTCTTGCGGCGGCGGTGGACACGATTCTTTCCAAGTTTTCCACGGAACTTACGATTTCATCCGCGCTTCGGGCGATCGAACTTCTGCAAAAGAACCTGATTCCTTCCATCCGCGATCCGAAAAACATCAACTACAAAAACGGCCTTTATGCGGCGAGTCTTTTGACCGGAATCGCTCAGTCCTCCAGTTCCTTGGGACTTTGTTTCGCCCTTTCATTAGCAAGTGCGAATATTACGAATTTGGATATTTTCCAGTCCATGTCGATCCTTCTTCCCCACGTCATGGAATACAACCTCACCTCCTCCGCCGGTAAATACGTGATGATCGCGAGAGCCTTGGACGAGGATATCACGAATATCTCCGTGATCGAGGCGGCGATCAAAGCCGTGGAAGGAATCCGTAAGATTTTTATCGAACTTAAAATTCCGCAGAGACTTTCGGAATATGAGGTGAGAAAGATCGATCTTCCGTTGATCGCCAATCTTGCGGCTTCGTTTCCGTTTTTGGATTCTCTTCCGAGAGAACTTCCTAAGAACGAGATCGAGACGATCTTAGTCGCCGCGTTCTAA
- a CDS encoding glycoside hydrolase family 25 protein: MKSKRFFTFLFLLSFFLSGFGLYEALDRGWIWFVSPSPEIYPIRGIDVSNHQGKIDWDAVPKSEISFVFIKATEGGDFVDRSFAFNWKEAKRNGFPAGAYHFFTLCKSGKEQAENFIRTVPKEVDSLPPVVDLEFVGNCKERPPVENVSSEIADFLKAVDSHYGKKAILYLTYEFIDLYIGSNFQDRPVWIRDIFKHPNTFSDIRWILWQYHSRGRVRGIDGPVDLNVLQVDLKSFAEPSSL; the protein is encoded by the coding sequence ATGAAATCCAAAAGATTCTTCACTTTCCTATTCTTACTTTCATTCTTTCTGAGCGGCTTTGGATTGTATGAGGCTTTGGATCGGGGTTGGATCTGGTTTGTCAGTCCTTCTCCGGAAATCTATCCGATTCGAGGGATCGACGTTTCCAATCATCAGGGAAAAATCGATTGGGATGCGGTTCCGAAATCGGAAATTTCTTTCGTATTCATCAAAGCGACCGAAGGCGGAGATTTTGTGGATCGCTCCTTTGCATTCAATTGGAAGGAAGCGAAACGCAACGGGTTTCCCGCAGGTGCGTATCATTTTTTCACCCTCTGCAAATCCGGAAAGGAACAGGCGGAGAATTTTATTCGAACCGTTCCCAAAGAAGTCGATTCTTTGCCTCCCGTCGTCGATTTGGAATTCGTCGGGAATTGTAAGGAAAGGCCTCCTGTGGAAAACGTTTCCTCAGAGATCGCGGATTTTTTGAAGGCGGTCGACTCGCATTACGGTAAGAAGGCGATTTTATATCTTACATACGAGTTCATCGATCTTTATATCGGTTCCAACTTTCAAGATCGTCCCGTTTGGATTCGGGATATATTTAAACATCCGAATACGTTTTCGGATATTAGGTGGATTCTTTGGCAGTATCATAGCCGGGGGCGGGTTCGTGGAATTGACGGTCCGGTGGATCTGAACGTTCTCCAAGTAGATTTGAAGAGTTTTGCCGAACCTTCTTCTTTGTAA